Proteins co-encoded in one Ignavibacteria bacterium genomic window:
- a CDS encoding UV DNA damage repair endonuclease UvsE yields MLKWNVRNNIFVYRLSSDSFPWMSEYNFSDLPDFKTIKSKLESIGNYIKNNKIRVSYHPGPFNILASLTPSVVDKTIVELNKHAELMDLMLLDKSTYYPINIHVGVTKPDLQTAMKNFCTNFSKLSASCKSRLTVENDDSPNQFSVKDLYNGIYKVIGIPIIFDQFHFVCGKQDQTMQQALELALSTWQTTPLTHMSSSKLLESQGVKKTAHADYI; encoded by the coding sequence ATATTGAAGTGGAATGTTCGCAATAATATTTTTGTTTATAGACTATCATCTGACTCATTCCCTTGGATGTCTGAATATAACTTTTCAGATTTACCAGACTTCAAAACAATCAAATCTAAATTAGAAAGTATAGGCAACTATATTAAAAACAATAAAATCAGAGTCTCGTACCATCCAGGTCCCTTTAATATACTTGCAAGTTTGACACCTTCAGTTGTTGATAAGACTATTGTAGAACTTAATAAACATGCAGAATTAATGGATCTTATGTTACTTGACAAATCAACATATTATCCTATCAACATTCATGTTGGTGTCACTAAACCAGATTTACAAACTGCTATGAAGAATTTTTGTACAAATTTTAGCAAACTTTCTGCTTCTTGTAAATCTCGTTTGACCGTTGAAAATGATGATTCACCGAATCAATTTTCTGTAAAAGACTTATATAATGGTATTTATAAAGTTATTGGTATACCTATTATATTTGACCAATTTCATTTTGTATGTGGTAAACAAGATCAAACAATGCAACAAGCGCTTGAATTAGCTTTATCAACTTGGCAAACAACACCTTTAACACATATGAGTTCTTCAAAATTGTTAGAATCTCAAGGTGTTAAGAAAACTGCTCACGCTGATTATATATGA
- a CDS encoding HTH domain-containing protein → MVLTLDMKMKTKSKIGYIFTIKLIENIKTLMQEYKHKIRNNFNFYSQDLLNNLFSHPYTKIEFLANDLKVSRQTAAKYLDELEKYGILKKVKIWKNNYYINEPLYKLFTESS, encoded by the coding sequence ATGGTCCTGACCTTGGATATGAAGATGAAAACGAAATCAAAGATTGGTTATATATTTACAATTAAACTTATAGAAAACATTAAAACTTTAATGCAAGAATATAAACATAAAATTAGAAATAATTTTAATTTTTATTCGCAAGATTTACTAAATAATTTGTTTTCTCATCCTTACACTAAAATTGAATTTTTAGCAAATGACCTAAAAGTATCAAGGCAAACTGCAGCGAAATATTTAGATGAATTAGAAAAATATGGGATACTAAAAAAGGTAAAAATATGGAAAAACAATTATTACATCAACGAACCATTATACAAACTATTTACCGAATCAAGTTAA